The stretch of DNA ATTTAGTGGCGTATGGGGATCGTAATCTACCAAGATCATATCTGCATTGGCTCCAACTTTAAGAACGCCATGACCTTCTCCCCAGTATTTTTGAGCAATAATGGGATTATTAAACAGCAGCGTGGATGCTATCTCCATAAATCCGGCAGAGGGGTTTTCTTGCTTGAGATGCTGTGCCCAAAGCCCCACACGCAGCTCTTCCAACATGTTCACAGTCATAGCATCGGTTCCCAAACCAACTTTTATGCCATATTCACTCATCTTGCACACATCGGCAATGCCTACGGCATTATTGAGATTAGACTGCGGATTGGTTACAATGGCAGCTCCACGATTTGCCACAATCATCATTTCTTTGGGATTCAGATGTACTCCATGTGCCAAGATGCTCTTAGTAGAAATTAGTCCAAAATCTTCCAGGCGTTCTACCACACGCTTGCCATAATGTTCGATGTTATAGCGCTGATCGCTCTGAGCTTCTGCAACATGAATGTGTGTTCCACAACCTGTTTCAGCCACCAGAGCGGATATTTTTTGAAGGCTTTCATCGCTAAGAGTAAACGCCGCATGCATTCCAAAAAGGGCTTTTAACTGAGGATCCTGATCTTTTGCATAGGCTTTTATAAAACTAAGATTCTCTTCAATGCCTTCGTCGCGTCTTGGCATGCCATCGCGATCGGAAACCTCATAACAAAGATTGGCTCGCAATCCGGCATCTTTAACCGCCCTTGCTATCTCGGCAAGAGAACCGCCAATATGGTATGGTGACGCATGGTGATCAATAATGGTAGTAGTACCCTTACGAATACAATTAAGTGCCGATATTACTGCACTTATATAGGTGTCGCGCAACATTAGCTGCTTATCCAACCGCCACCAAAGGTTTTCCAATACTCCGTTGAAATCTTTAGCTGGCGCTGCTTTGCCTAAACCGGTAACTAAGGTAGAATAGAAGTGATGATGAGCATTTATCAATCCAGGCATCAGAATTTTTCCCATTGCATCTACCTGTTCACAATTCTCATCTCTCATATCGCTATAAGGGGCAATTTTCTGAATAATACCGTTCTCAATGAGAATAGCGTGATCCTTCAGAAAAGGATTTTTGGAATCGAAACTGATAATATCAGCAGAATGAATTATATATTTTTTCATGGTACTTCCTTTATCTCCAAATTGGAGAAACAAGTATTAAATAAGCACTTAAGTTGTCAATCTTATTTTAGGATTGCAATCGTTTTACGATAAAGAAAAAAGGCTCTTTCTAAGCCCATCATGGCAATAACCGAAGCCAATAGTTATCACTATCATAGAAAACCGCTTAGCTTTCACTTCCGCCAATACTTTGAGGATACATTAGCAAAGGTTTCTTCTGTCATTCTCCTGTATGTAAGGCATAATAGTAAGCCAAAGCTTCCTGTGGTAATGCTTGATGTAATTGGCAAGAGACTTGCTGTGCGTGCCAACTATAAGACCGATGAGAATCTGGGAGATCATTGAATAATCGGGGCATTGAGAGCCCCTTACTACAAGGGTAGTGGGGGGAAATAGCTCGGACAAGAAGAATTCACCATATCTTTATGTTGAAACACTTTGTCGGCTATCTTTCAAACTAAGTGGGTGCCATTGATCTACAGATAGTTCTTCACATGGGTGCTTCAGTCGAGTGCCCTTACAGTACGGACGGGTAACTGTTTCTACAGGGGAAACCAGTGCAAGGGATGGGGTGGCAAAGCTCAAGGTTGTTACAAATGCGGCTACAAGCCGCACCTACCTTTGGTGTGGCGAGCTCCGCTGCCTCTGCCAAGCAGGAGCGCTTGGAAGCCCATTTC from Candidatus Cloacimonadota bacterium encodes:
- the ssnA gene encoding putative aminohydrolase SsnA, which gives rise to MKKYIIHSADIISFDSKNPFLKDHAILIENGIIQKIAPYSDMRDENCEQVDAMGKILMPGLINAHHHFYSTLVTGLGKAAPAKDFNGVLENLWWRLDKQLMLRDTYISAVISALNCIRKGTTTIIDHHASPYHIGGSLAEIARAVKDAGLRANLCYEVSDRDGMPRRDEGIEENLSFIKAYAKDQDPQLKALFGMHAAFTLSDESLQKISALVAETGCGTHIHVAEAQSDQRYNIEHYGKRVVERLEDFGLISTKSILAHGVHLNPKEMMIVANRGAAIVTNPQSNLNNAVGIADVCKMSEYGIKVGLGTDAMTVNMLEELRVGLWAQHLKQENPSAGFMEIASTLLFNNPIIAQKYWGEGHGVLKVGANADMILVDYDPHTPLN